From a single Melospiza melodia melodia isolate bMelMel2 unplaced genomic scaffold, bMelMel2.pri scaffold_210, whole genome shotgun sequence genomic region:
- the LOC134433593 gene encoding trafficking protein particle complex subunit 1-like — MSPTDINWGILGILGNFWGISLTFLGRDGFVSFHTSRYRLHYLETPSGLRLALNTDLGVPSAREALQHIYGNLFVELVVKNPLCPPRAPIQSLLFRQRLDAFVRSLPYFGPRNPNN; from the exons ATGAGTCCCACGGACAT aaattggggaattttgggaattttggggaatttttggggaatttcctTAACATTTCTCGGGCGGGACGGCTTCGTCTCGTTCCACACCAGCCGCTACCGCCTCCATTACCTGGAGACGCCGTCGGGGCTGCGCCTGGCGCTCAACACCGACCTGGGCGTGCCCAGCGCCCGCGAGGCCCTGCAGCACATCTACGGCAAC cTTTTTGTGGAGCTGGTGGTGAAGAATCCGCTGTGCCCCCCCCGGGCCCCCATCCAGAGCCTCCTGTTCCGGCAGCGCCTCGACGCCTTCGTGCGCAGCCTGCCCTACTTCGGGCCCCGGAACCCCAACAACTGA